Proteins co-encoded in one Setaria viridis chromosome 9, Setaria_viridis_v4.0, whole genome shotgun sequence genomic window:
- the LOC117837885 gene encoding uncharacterized protein, with translation MASLHKITFVLMFCLVALGRAEYLRYKDPKQPVSVRVKDLLSRMTLAEKIGQMTQIERENATADALAKYFIGSVLSGGGSVPAPQASAQAWASMVSEMQKGALSTRLGIPIIYGIDAVHGHNNVYKATIFPHNVGLGATRDPDLVKRIGQATALEVRATGIPYVFAPCIAVCRDPRWGRCYESYSEDPKVVQSMTSLISGLQGEVPANDVGRPYVAGSKNVAACAKHYVGDGGTHQGINENNTIIDTHGLLSIHMPPYYNSIIRGVSTVMVSYSSWNGVKMHANHFLVTDFLKNKLKFRGFVISDWEGIDRITSPPHANYSYSIEAGVGAGIDMIMVPFRYTEFIDDLTAQVQNKVIPMSRIDDAVYRILRVKFSMGLFENPYPDTSLAGELGKQEHRDLAREAVRKSLVLLKNGKSSYSPLLPLPKKAGKILVAGSHADNLGNQCGGWTITWQGQPGNNITAGTTILEGIKATIDPSTQVVYSENPDSTVLADKYDYAVVVVGEPPYAETFGDNLNLTIPAPGPSVIQSVCKATKCVVVLISGRPLVVEPYLGDMDAFVAAWLPGSEGQGVADVLFGDYGFTGKLSRTWFKSVDQLPMSVGDKHYDPLFPFGFGLTTKGTK, from the exons ATGGCGAGCTTGCACAAGATCACCTTTGTTCTCATGTTCTGCCTGGTAGCCTTGGGAAGAGCAGAGTACCTCAGGTACAAGGATCCGAAGCAGCCTGTGTCTGTTCGTGTCAAGGATCTGCTTAGCCGGATGACTCTTGCTGAAAAGATTGGCCAGATGACCCAAATTGAGAGGGAAAATGCCACAGCCGATGCATTGGCTAAATACTTCATAG GCAGCGTACTGAGTGGTGGAGGCAGCGTGCCTGCTCCTCAAGCATCTGCTCAGGCTTGGGCCTCCATGGTGAGTGAGATGCAAAAGGGCGCCCTTTCCACCCGCCTTGGCATTCCGATCATCTACGGTATTGATGCTGTGCATGGTCACAACAACGTTTACAAAGCTACTATCTTCCCCCACAACGTTGGGCTTGGAGCTACTAG GGACCCTGATCTTGTCAAGAGAATAGGACAAGCAACAGCTCTTGAAGTTAGAGCTACCGGAATTCCTTATGTCTTTGCTCCGTGTATCGCG GTTTGTAGAGATCCAAGATGGGGACGTTGCTATGAGAGCTATAGTGAGGACCCAAAGGTTGTCCAGTCAATGACCTCACTCATCTCTGGTTTGCAAGGTGAAGTTCCGGCAAATGACGTGGGAAGACCATATGTTGCTGGAAG TAAGAATGTTGCTGCTTGTGCAAAGCACTATGTTGGTGATGGTGGGACGCATCAGGGAATCAACGAGAACAACACAATCATCGACACACATGGACTGCTGAGCATCCACATGCCTCCTTACTATAATTCTATTATCCGAGGCGTCTCCACTGTTATGGTCTCGTACTCAAGCTGGAACGGAGTGAAAATGCACGCAAACCATTTCCTAGTCACTGATTTTCTCAAGAACAAGCTTAAGTTTAGG GGTTTTGTGATTTCCGACTGGGAAGGCATTGACCGCATCACTAGTCCTCCTCACGCTAACTATTCTTACTCTATTGAGGCTGGAGTTGGTGCTGGTATTGACATG ATCATGGTTCCATTCAGATACACAGAATTCATCGATGATCTCACAGCACAAGTTCAGAACAAGGTCATCCCCATGAGCAGAATCGACGACGCTGTTTACAGGATTCTCCGAGTCAAGTTCAGCATGGGTCTATTTGAGAACCCTTACCCCGATACCAGCCTTGCCGGCGAACTCGGGAAGCAA GAACACCGGGACTTGGCACGTGAAGCCGTCAGGAAATCCCTGGTGCTTCTAAAAAACGGAAAGTCCTCGTACTCTCCGTTGCTGCCCCTCCCGAAGAAGGCCGGTAAGATCCTGGTCGCCGGTAGCCACGCCGACAACTTGGGCAACCAGTGCGGAGGATGGACGATCACCTGGCAAGGACAGCCCGGCAACAACATCACCGCCG GCACGACGATCCTGGAAGGAATCAAGGCCACCATTGATCCCAGCACGCAGGTGGTCTACTCCGAGAACCCTGACAGCACCGTCCTCGCCGACAAGTACGACtacgcggtggtggtggtcgggGAGCCGCCGTACGCGGAGACGTTCGGCGACAACCTGAACCTGACGATCCCGGCGCCGGGGCCGAGCGTGATCCAGTCGGTGTGTAAGGCCACCAAGTGCGTGGTGGTCCTCATCTCCGGCAGGCCGCTGGTGGTGGAGCCGTACCTGGGCGACATGGACGCGTTCGTGGCGGCGTGGCTGCCGGGGTCGGAGGGCCAGGGCGTCGCCGACGTGCTGTTCGGCGACTACGGGTTCACGGGGAAGCTGTCGCGGACGTGGTTCAAGTCCGTGGACCAGCTGCCGATGAGCGTCGGCGACAAGCACTACGACCCGCTGTTCCCGTTCGGCTTCGGGCTCACCACCAAGGGCACCAAATGA